A window of Synechococcus sp. UW179A contains these coding sequences:
- a CDS encoding LysR family transcriptional regulator: protein MADLPFTLDQLRILRAIVSEGSFKKAADSLYVTQPAVSLQIQNLEKQLEVALFDRGGRKAQLTEAGHLLLSYCDRILSQCHEACRALDDLHDLKGGSLLVGASQTTGTYLMPRMIGLFRQKFPDVAVQLHVHSTRRTGWSVANGQIDLAIIGGELPAELTELLQVVPYASDELALVLPVKHPLARLVELSKDDLYRLGFVSLDAQSTTRKMVDQLLGRSGLDVQRLRIEMELNSFEAIKNAVQAGLGAAFLPVVSIDRELTAGTLLRPSVVDLQVRRQLKLITNPSRYCSRAAEAFRRDVLPVFASADSPLRQGRSGALPLEISSEQAGQSDQN from the coding sequence ATGGCCGATCTGCCCTTCACCCTGGATCAGCTGCGCATCCTGCGGGCCATCGTCAGTGAGGGCAGTTTCAAAAAGGCGGCTGACAGCCTTTACGTCACTCAGCCGGCGGTGAGCCTGCAGATTCAGAACCTGGAGAAGCAGCTGGAGGTGGCCCTGTTCGATCGTGGCGGTCGCAAGGCTCAGCTCACGGAAGCGGGCCACCTTTTGCTCAGCTACTGCGATCGAATTCTCAGCCAGTGCCATGAGGCCTGCAGGGCACTGGATGATCTTCACGACCTCAAGGGTGGGTCTCTGCTGGTCGGTGCCAGCCAGACCACCGGGACTTATCTCATGCCTCGCATGATCGGTTTGTTTCGCCAGAAATTCCCAGATGTGGCCGTGCAGTTGCATGTGCACAGCACCCGCCGCACCGGTTGGAGTGTCGCTAATGGGCAAATCGATCTAGCGATCATCGGAGGGGAACTGCCAGCTGAATTAACTGAATTGCTGCAGGTTGTCCCCTATGCCAGTGACGAGCTGGCTCTGGTGCTGCCTGTGAAGCACCCCCTCGCGCGTCTGGTGGAGCTCAGCAAGGATGACCTCTACCGGCTCGGATTTGTGAGCTTGGATGCGCAGTCGACCACTCGCAAGATGGTTGATCAGTTGCTGGGCCGCTCCGGATTGGATGTGCAGCGGCTTCGCATTGAAATGGAACTGAATTCATTCGAAGCGATCAAGAATGCTGTTCAGGCAGGCCTGGGCGCTGCTTTTCTACCAGTGGTCTCGATCGATCGGGAGCTTACCGCCGGAACGTTGTTGCGCCCAAGCGTCGTGGACCTACAGGTGCGTCGTCAGCTCAAGTTGATCACCAACCCATCCCGTTACTGCTCAAGGGCAGCCGAAGCATTTCGTAGAGATGTGCTTCCGGTCTTTGCTAGTGCTGACAGCCCATTGCGCCAAGGGAGGAGCGGCGCCCTACCTCTTGAGATCAGCTCCGAACAAGCTGGGCAGAGCGATCAGAACTGA
- a CDS encoding NnrU family protein — MLGLLVVFAVIHSGGAALRTRAEAKIGARAWRLIFAALSIPSAVVVIAYFLAHRYDGIRIWNLQGVPGMVPSIWVVTAISFLFLYPATYNLLEIPAVLKPQVRLYATGIIRISRHPQAVGQILWCMSHALWIGSSFMLVTCAGLIAHHLFAVWHGDRRLKARFGEAFDRLQAETSVMPFAAVIDGRQQLVLSELVRPAQLGIAIAVGVFWWAHRYIPRGGMAFLHSRLGELLN, encoded by the coding sequence ATGCTGGGACTGCTCGTTGTCTTCGCAGTGATCCACAGCGGTGGCGCAGCTTTGCGAACCCGGGCTGAGGCCAAGATCGGGGCGCGAGCCTGGCGGCTGATCTTTGCAGCCCTGAGCATTCCCTCAGCCGTGGTGGTGATCGCCTACTTCCTGGCTCACCGCTATGACGGCATCCGGATCTGGAATCTCCAGGGTGTGCCGGGGATGGTGCCTTCGATCTGGGTCGTAACGGCGATCAGTTTTCTATTCCTCTATCCAGCCACTTACAACTTGCTGGAAATCCCGGCGGTGCTCAAGCCTCAGGTCCGCCTCTATGCCACCGGCATTATTCGGATCAGCCGACATCCTCAGGCTGTCGGTCAGATTCTCTGGTGCATGAGCCATGCACTCTGGATTGGCAGCAGCTTCATGCTGGTCACCTGTGCAGGTCTGATTGCGCATCATCTATTTGCCGTCTGGCATGGCGACCGACGGCTGAAAGCCCGCTTCGGGGAAGCTTTCGACAGGCTTCAAGCCGAAACATCTGTCATGCCTTTCGCCGCCGTGATCGATGGGCGCCAACAGCTGGTGTTGAGCGAACTTGTCCGGCCGGCCCAGCTGGGCATCGCCATCGCCGTGGGGGTGTTCTGGTGGGCGCACCGCTACATCCCTAGAGGGGGCATGGCCTTTCTGCACTCGCGTCTCGGAGAATTGTTGAACTGA
- a CDS encoding DUF3172 domain-containing protein has protein sequence MSRSPYDRSGSGYDRRNGERRRDEPRRDDRRDGRGYGGPPPPKNGGNGMSLNTATIAVLAGVLIVGIGIGSAVTSTTQGDQGNIASSQQLDMAVPDPEFCRQWGASAFVMDIEMYTTLNPSSSFVTQPTLQPGCVIRRENWAVLRKEGAITSAQERECKQRMNTFAYIGSVRDKPVVRCVYQTDITQNKFLTRGVADDTVGITPEADQF, from the coding sequence GTGAGTCGTTCCCCCTACGACCGTTCCGGCTCCGGCTACGACCGAAGAAACGGTGAACGTCGCCGTGATGAGCCTCGCAGGGATGACCGTCGAGACGGCCGAGGCTACGGAGGACCACCACCGCCAAAGAATGGTGGCAACGGCATGAGCTTGAACACAGCAACCATTGCGGTTCTGGCTGGAGTTTTGATTGTGGGGATCGGAATCGGTAGTGCCGTTACCAGCACAACTCAGGGCGACCAGGGCAACATCGCCAGCTCCCAACAGCTCGACATGGCGGTTCCAGACCCGGAGTTCTGCAGACAGTGGGGTGCCAGCGCCTTTGTGATGGATATCGAGATGTACACGACGCTGAATCCTTCCAGCAGTTTCGTGACCCAGCCGACCCTGCAGCCTGGATGCGTGATCCGCAGAGAGAACTGGGCGGTACTGCGCAAGGAAGGGGCCATCACTTCGGCTCAGGAGCGTGAATGCAAACAGCGCATGAATACCTTCGCCTACATCGGTTCAGTGCGGGACAAGCCTGTAGTGCGCTGCGTCTATCAGACCGACATCACACAGAACAAGTTCCTGACCCGAGGCGTGGCGGATGACACCGTAGGAATCACTCCGGAAGCTGATCAGTTCTGA
- a CDS encoding NAD(P)H-quinone oxidoreductase subunit 4 produces MLEFAVSAPFDPAADIAAGIIPAQFPWLSLSILFPIVGALIVPFIPDQGEGRQVRWFALGIALITFLITVGAYLSGYDPSFSGLQLSERVSWLPNLGLTWAVGADGLSMPLILLTSFITALAVLAAWPVTFKPKLFFFLILAMDGGQIAVFAVQDMLLFFLAWELELLPVYLLLAIWGGKRRQYAATKFILYTAGSSLFILLAALAMGFMGGGTPNFEYTVLAQKGFSTGFQLLCYAGLLIAFGVKLPIVPLHTWLPDAHGEATAPVHMLLAGILLKMGGYALMRFNAEMLPEAHAQFAPLLVVLGVVNIIYAALTSFAQRNLKRKIAYSSISHMGFVLIGIGSFSALGTSGAMLQMISHGLIGASLFFLVGATYDRTHTLQLDEMGGVGQKMRVMFALWTVCCLASLALPGMSGFVSELMVFTGFATDEAYTLSFRIVIDGLAAIGVILTPIYLLSMLREIFFGKENAQLTTNTNLVDAEPREIYIIGSLLVPIIGIGLYPRLMTDSYRTAIEALVDRDVAAMEVISRPTAPLIRSGSLAPAMLKAPQLISHNGS; encoded by the coding sequence TTGCTGGAGTTTGCAGTCAGTGCTCCCTTTGACCCTGCAGCGGATATCGCAGCAGGAATCATTCCAGCTCAGTTTCCTTGGCTGAGTCTTTCCATCCTGTTCCCGATCGTGGGCGCGTTAATCGTCCCGTTCATCCCTGATCAGGGAGAAGGGCGACAGGTCCGCTGGTTCGCTTTGGGCATCGCTCTGATCACCTTTCTGATCACTGTGGGTGCCTATCTGAGCGGTTATGACCCCAGCTTCAGTGGCCTGCAGCTCTCCGAACGGGTCAGCTGGCTGCCCAATCTGGGACTCACTTGGGCCGTTGGGGCAGACGGATTGTCCATGCCTCTCATCCTGCTCACCAGCTTCATCACTGCTCTGGCAGTCCTAGCCGCCTGGCCAGTCACTTTCAAACCCAAGCTGTTCTTCTTTTTAATTCTGGCCATGGATGGTGGCCAGATCGCTGTCTTCGCTGTGCAGGACATGCTGTTGTTTTTCCTTGCCTGGGAGCTAGAACTACTGCCCGTCTATCTATTACTTGCCATCTGGGGCGGCAAGAGGCGTCAGTACGCCGCCACGAAATTCATCCTCTACACAGCAGGAAGTTCGTTGTTCATTCTGCTCGCGGCTCTGGCCATGGGCTTTATGGGAGGTGGCACTCCCAACTTCGAATACACCGTGCTGGCCCAAAAAGGATTCAGCACAGGGTTTCAGCTGCTCTGTTACGCCGGTCTTCTGATCGCCTTCGGGGTCAAATTACCGATCGTGCCGCTGCACACCTGGCTCCCGGATGCTCACGGCGAAGCAACAGCTCCAGTTCACATGCTGCTGGCGGGCATCCTGCTGAAAATGGGCGGCTATGCGCTGATGCGCTTCAACGCCGAAATGCTGCCTGAAGCCCATGCCCAGTTCGCACCGCTGCTGGTGGTGCTGGGTGTGGTCAACATCATTTACGCAGCACTCACCTCCTTTGCTCAGCGCAACCTCAAACGAAAAATTGCCTATAGCTCCATCAGCCACATGGGTTTTGTGCTGATTGGCATCGGCAGTTTCAGCGCTCTGGGAACGAGTGGCGCAATGTTGCAAATGATCAGTCATGGCCTGATTGGGGCCAGCCTGTTTTTCCTTGTGGGTGCCACCTATGACCGCACCCATACCCTGCAACTCGATGAGATGGGTGGCGTGGGCCAGAAGATGCGGGTCATGTTTGCTCTGTGGACTGTCTGCTGCCTGGCATCGCTCGCACTGCCTGGCATGAGCGGGTTTGTGAGTGAATTGATGGTGTTCACCGGCTTCGCCACCGACGAGGCGTACACGCTCAGCTTCCGGATCGTGATCGACGGACTAGCCGCAATCGGTGTGATCCTGACCCCGATCTATCTGCTCTCGATGTTGAGGGAAATTTTCTTCGGCAAAGAAAACGCTCAGCTCACCACCAACACGAACCTGGTGGATGCGGAGCCGCGCGAGATCTACATCATCGGCAGCCTGCTCGTGCCGATCATTGGGATCGGTCTTTACCCACGCTTGATGACTGACAGCTACCGCACTGCGATCGAAGCGCTGGTTGACCGAGATGTTGCAGCCATGGAGGTGATCAGCCGACCGACTGCACCTCTGATACGCAGTGGCAGTCTGGCTCCAGCCATGCTGAAGGCGCCGCAGCTGATTTCTCACAACGGTTCCTGA
- a CDS encoding NAD(P)H-quinone oxidoreductase subunit 5 encodes MPSAADSAWLIPVLPLFGALITGLGLISFNRTINRLRKPVALLLISCIGAAAVISYAVLLEQLGGAPPVEHLFVWASAGDFVLPMGYVVDPLAAVMLALVTTVALLVMIYSHGYMAHDKSYVRFFTYLAIFSSSMLGLVVSPNLLEIYVFWELVGMSSYLLVGFWYDRDGAAHAAQKAFVVNRVGDFGLLLGILGLFWATGSFDFQGIADGLSAGVSSGIVPGWAALLLCLFVFMGPMAKSAQFPLHVWLPDAMEGPTPISALIHAATMVAAGVFLVARLEPLYSQFPSVGVFIAVTGTITCFLGASIALTQMDLKKGLAYSTVSQLGYMMLAMGCGAPVAGMFHLVTHAFFKAMLFLGSGSVIHAMEDVVGHEPVLAQDMRLMGGLRKKMPITAITFLIGCIAISGIPPLAGFWSKDEILGQAFGTFPILWVVGFLTAGMTAFYMFRLYFLTFEGDFRGNDEAMQAQLMTAAGKAVDEDHAHHAGSLHESPWPMTLPLVVLAVPSALIGLLGTPWNSRFAGLLDPEEALEMAEHFSWGEFLPLAGASVAISLIGISVAVLAYALRRIDLGELVAARFPAINAFLANKWYLDDINDKLFVRGSRKIAREVLEVDAKVVDGVVNLTGLLTLGSGEGLKYFETGRAQFYALIVFGGVIGLVVLFGVLGGPIN; translated from the coding sequence ATGCCCTCGGCTGCCGACTCCGCCTGGTTGATTCCAGTGCTGCCCTTGTTTGGGGCCCTGATCACTGGTCTGGGTCTGATCAGCTTCAACCGCACCATCAACCGATTGCGAAAACCGGTGGCCCTGCTGCTGATCAGCTGCATCGGTGCTGCCGCAGTGATCAGTTATGCGGTGCTCTTGGAGCAACTGGGAGGCGCACCACCGGTTGAGCACCTGTTCGTTTGGGCAAGCGCAGGAGATTTCGTCCTGCCGATGGGCTATGTGGTCGACCCTCTAGCGGCTGTGATGCTGGCGCTTGTCACCACAGTGGCCTTGCTGGTGATGATCTACTCACACGGCTACATGGCGCATGACAAGAGCTACGTGCGCTTTTTCACCTACCTAGCCATCTTTAGCAGTTCGATGCTTGGACTGGTGGTGAGCCCCAACCTACTCGAGATCTATGTGTTCTGGGAGTTGGTCGGCATGTCGTCCTATCTGCTGGTGGGCTTCTGGTACGACCGAGACGGCGCAGCACATGCCGCTCAGAAGGCTTTTGTCGTCAACAGGGTTGGTGACTTTGGCCTCTTGCTCGGCATCCTCGGTCTGTTCTGGGCCACAGGCAGTTTCGACTTCCAGGGAATCGCCGATGGGCTTTCAGCGGGGGTATCCAGCGGCATCGTGCCTGGCTGGGCTGCTCTCCTTCTCTGTCTGTTTGTGTTCATGGGTCCGATGGCGAAATCGGCCCAGTTCCCCCTTCACGTCTGGCTTCCGGATGCGATGGAAGGGCCAACACCGATCTCAGCACTCATCCATGCAGCCACGATGGTGGCTGCCGGCGTGTTCTTGGTGGCACGTCTCGAACCGCTTTACAGCCAGTTCCCGAGCGTGGGAGTGTTCATCGCCGTCACTGGCACGATCACCTGCTTTCTGGGGGCCTCGATCGCCCTCACCCAGATGGACCTCAAAAAGGGACTGGCATACAGCACCGTCTCCCAACTGGGTTACATGATGCTGGCCATGGGCTGTGGAGCCCCCGTGGCCGGCATGTTCCACCTGGTGACCCATGCCTTCTTCAAAGCGATGCTCTTCCTGGGGTCGGGATCAGTGATTCACGCCATGGAGGATGTGGTGGGCCATGAACCTGTGCTCGCCCAGGACATGCGACTGATGGGCGGTCTGCGCAAAAAGATGCCAATCACAGCCATTACTTTTCTGATCGGCTGCATTGCCATCAGTGGCATCCCTCCGCTGGCTGGTTTCTGGAGCAAAGACGAAATTCTTGGCCAGGCCTTTGGCACATTCCCCATCCTCTGGGTGGTGGGCTTTCTCACCGCCGGCATGACCGCGTTTTACATGTTCCGGCTCTACTTCCTCACCTTCGAAGGAGACTTTCGCGGCAACGATGAGGCCATGCAGGCTCAGCTGATGACTGCCGCAGGCAAGGCTGTAGATGAGGACCATGCCCACCATGCCGGCAGCCTGCATGAATCCCCTTGGCCGATGACCCTTCCACTGGTGGTCCTCGCAGTCCCATCCGCCTTGATCGGTCTGCTCGGAACTCCCTGGAACAGCCGCTTTGCCGGACTGCTCGACCCCGAAGAAGCCCTTGAGATGGCGGAGCACTTCAGCTGGGGAGAATTCCTACCTCTCGCAGGAGCCTCCGTTGCTATCTCCTTGATCGGCATCAGCGTGGCTGTGCTCGCCTATGCCCTACGTCGAATCGACCTGGGTGAGCTGGTGGCAGCTCGTTTCCCAGCCATCAATGCCTTTCTGGCCAACAAGTGGTACCTGGATGACATCAACGACAAGCTATTCGTTCGCGGCAGCCGCAAGATTGCACGAGAGGTGCTGGAAGTCGACGCCAAGGTGGTTGACGGGGTCGTGAACCTCACCGGTCTGCTCACACTAGGCAGTGGTGAAGGTCTCAAATACTTTGAAACTGGCCGTGCACAGTTCTATGCCCTCATCGTGTTTGGCGGTGTCATCGGACTGGTAGTGCTCTTTGGTGTACTTGGTGGCCCAATCAATTGA